The nucleotide window CTAACGGTTCAGCAAGCCAGAAAAACATTCCTCAAATCGTTGGTTCTCCCCGGCTGGGGCGAACACAGTCTCGGCAATCATCAACGCGGATACGGTTTCAATAGTGCCGAAATCCTTGGCTGGATCGCTTATGCCGCTTTTCAAATTCAGGGGAGAACGCTGAAAGAAAATATGAAAACCTATGCCGCCGAACACGCGGGCGTTTATCCGAAAGGAAAAGACGATGACTACTTCACGGATATCGGCAATTACATGAATTTTATTGATTACAGAGACCAGAAATGCCGAAACCGGCAGTACGAAGCGTTGTATCCGGAAAATGCCGAATATTTTTGGGCGTGGGACAGCGACAATTCCCGGAAAAAATTTGATCGTATACGGGTTAACAGCAGTACGGCGCTCAGAAATTCCTCGTTTGCCATCGGAGCGCTTATCGCCAACAGAATTATCAGTGTCATCGACGTCATGATCCTGACGAAAGATCGCGTCGAGAAAACCGGACCGGATTTAGAAGCGACTTTCTTACCGCAAAGGGAAGGTCTTGCGTTACAATTGGATTTAAATTTTTAGGAATGCGTGAGAGGATTCATTACCCATATCGATGCAAGAGCCAAACTGATCTGGGCGGTTCTGGGCGCCACGCTCATTTTTCAGCTCGATACATGCGCCGGACAGGCGTCATTTTCAGCTGGGTACGGATTGGCCCTCCTGTGCATCGGAATGGATTGGCGCCGGTTGATCAAACCGATTCGCTATTTTTTAATTTTCCTACCGCTGACATTGGCGATTCATCTCATTTTTACCGGTGGAATTCTCGGAATTTTAGTTGGAAAACCGATGGGAAGCGTCGATCTGTGGATGCCGCTGATGTTTACGATCCGGATGGGCAATTTCCTTTTTCTGATGGCGTTCGTATTTCAATGGATCGGCGCCGTCGAAACGCTCGACTGCATTTATTGGTCAATTCGCCCGCTGAAAAAATTAGGCGTTCGTACCGACGATCTATTTCAGGTCGTTTTTATCGCGGTTCAGTTTTTCCCGATTGTGAAGGAAGAATATCGGCGAATCGATCGGGGATGGAAATCATTCATTTCTTCAGATACGAGTTCCTTGCGCAAACGGATTTTAAATGTTCGCGATCGACTTATTCCACTCATGATTTTTAGTTTTCGGAAAGCCGAAACGCTTGCCGAAGCGATGTCAGTGCGCGGTTACTCCGGCAGTTCGAAGCGATCGTATTATGGACAATTCGAATCGAAACCGATCGACGTGGCGCTCGCCTTTGGATCGGCGGTTGCTTTGTTGATATTAGTGGCGGAGTTGCCGGTATGATTCGACGATTTGCCATGAAAATTGAATACGATGGAACGCATTACTGCGGCTGGCAGAGACAAGCGAATGATCCGACGATTCAGGCGACGCTGGAAGATGCGCTGTTGCCGCTTAATCATCAACAGCCGGTCATTGTGATCGGCTCTGGGCGGACGGACAGTGGCGTTCATGCGATGGGTCAGGTAGCGCATGTCGATCTCGATAATGAATTATCAGAGGGAACCATCGAAAAAGCGTTGAATGCGACGATTCCTGATGACATTTTTATCAAAAATTGTCGAGAAGTCGAGAAGGATTTTCATGCGCGGTTTTGGGCGAAACGCCGGACTTATGTTTATCATGTTTTGTTAAAGCCGGATATTTTTCGGCGAAAATACTCCTGGTTTCCCGGATTTGAGTACAACCGTGAATTACTGGATCATTGCGCCGTCGCAATACTCGGCGAGCACGATTTTACACGACTCTGCCTGACTTCAACGGAGGCAGAGACCCGAATTTGCAACATTTTTGAATCCCGATGGGAAACCCGTCACGAAGACCTGACCTACCAAATTGTCGGAAACCGCTTTTTACACAGCATGGTCAGGATTTTGGTCGGGACAATGATGGAAGTCGCCCGTGGGAAATACTCCGTCGCGGAATTCAAAAATCTTCTTGATAATCCAAGCGGTGGAGTGCAAGTTTACACCGCGCCGGCCAGAGGTCTTTTTCTGCAAGGTGTGCAATACTGAAAGGAGAAAAAATGAAGTTGTTCATTGACACAGCTAATCTGGAAGAAATTAAAAAAGCCCAGTCTTGGGGAATTTTAGATGGTGTGACGACAAATCCGACGTTGTTATCCAAAGAGAAGGGCAATTACAGGGAATTGTTGAAGTCGATTTGCGATGTCGTTGATGGACCCGTCAGTGCTGAAGTTGTTGCTCTCGATGCGGCGGGCATGGTGCGCGAAGCGAAAGAACTCGCGCCGATCGCCGAAAACATCGTCATCAAAATTCCCATGACGCTTGATGGGCTCAAGGCAATCAAAGAACTGACAGCGGCTGGGATTCATACCAATACGACGCTGGTTTTCTCTCCACTTCAGGCTCTTCTCGCGGCTAAAGCCGGAACAACCTATGTCAGTCCGTTTGTCGGCAGGCTGGATGATATTCATCAGGTTGGCATGGATTTGGTTCAGCAGATCGCCACAATTTTCGATAATTACGGATTCACCACAGAAATCATCGTCGCCAGCATTCGAAATCCCCTGCACATCGTCGATGCGGCTCTGATCG belongs to Candidatus Marinimicrobia bacterium CG08_land_8_20_14_0_20_45_22 and includes:
- a CDS encoding tRNA pseudouridine(38-40) synthase TruA translates to MIRRFAMKIEYDGTHYCGWQRQANDPTIQATLEDALLPLNHQQPVIVIGSGRTDSGVHAMGQVAHVDLDNELSEGTIEKALNATIPDDIFIKNCREVEKDFHARFWAKRRTYVYHVLLKPDIFRRKYSWFPGFEYNRELLDHCAVAILGEHDFTRLCLTSTEAETRICNIFESRWETRHEDLTYQIVGNRFLHSMVRILVGTMMEVARGKYSVAEFKNLLDNPSGGVQVYTAPARGLFLQGVQY
- the fsa gene encoding fructose-6-phosphate aldolase translates to MKLFIDTANLEEIKKAQSWGILDGVTTNPTLLSKEKGNYRELLKSICDVVDGPVSAEVVALDAAGMVREAKELAPIAENIVIKIPMTLDGLKAIKELTAAGIHTNTTLVFSPLQALLAAKAGTTYVSPFVGRLDDIHQVGMDLVQQIATIFDNYGFTTEIIVASIRNPLHIVDAALIGADICTIPFSVMEKMSKHPLTDKGISTFLEDWKKV